Proteins encoded within one genomic window of Glycine soja cultivar W05 chromosome 1, ASM419377v2, whole genome shotgun sequence:
- the LOC114412851 gene encoding hydroquinone glucosyltransferase-like, whose translation MEKPHVAVVPSPGFTHLVPILEFSKRLLHLHPEFHITCFIPSVGSSPTSSKAYVQTLPPTITSIFLPPITLDHVSDPSVLALQIELSVNLSLPYIREELKSLCSRAKVVALVVDVFANGALNFAKELNLLSYIYLPQSAMLLSLYFYSTKLDEILSSESRELQKPIDIPGCVPIHNKDLPLPFHDLSGLGYKGFLERSKRFHVPDGVFMNTFLELESGAIRALEEHVKGKPKLYPVGPIIQMESIGHENGVECLTWLDKQEPNSVLYVSFGSGGTLSQEQFNELAFGLELSGKKFLWVVRAPSGVVSAGYLCAETKDPLEFLPHGFLERTKKQGLVVPSWAPQIQVLGHSATGGFLSHCGWNSVLESVVQGVPVITWPLFAEQSLNAAMIADDLKVALRPKVNESGLVEREEIAKVVRGLMGDKESLEIRKRMGLLKIAAANAIKEDGSSTKTLSEMATSLRGF comes from the coding sequence ATGGAGAAACCTCACGTAGCAGTGGTTCCAAGTCCTGGCTTCACCCATCTGGTTCCAATTCTTGAGTTCTCCAAACGCCTTCTTCATCTCCACCCAGAGTTTCACATCACTTGTTTCATTCCCTCAGTTGGGTCATCCCCGACTTCCTCCAAAGCATACGTTCAAACCCTTCCACCAACCATAACTTCCATTTTCCTTCCCCCAATCACCCTTGACCATGTGTCAGATCCCTCAGTCCTTGCACTCCAAATTGAACTCTCAGTGAATCTCTCTCTACCCTACATAAGGGAAGAATTGAAGTCTTTATGTTCAAGAGCCAAGGTTGTAGCTTTGGTTGTGGATGTTTTTGCTAATGGAGCATTGAACTTTGCCAAGGAACTCAACCTCCTGTCTTACATATACCTCCCTCAATCCGCTATGTTACTCTCTTTGTACTTCTACTCAACAAAACTTGATGAGATACTTTCTTCTGAGTCTAGGGAGCTACAAAAACCTATAGATATTCCTGGTTGTGTACCTATTCACAACAAAGATCTCCCTCTCCCTTTTCATGATCTATCTGGCCTAGGTTACAAGGGGTTTCTTGAACGGTCCAAGAGATTTCATGTTCCTGATGGTGTCTTCATGAACACCTTCCTTGAATTGGAGTCAGGGGCTATAAGAGCTTTGGAGGAACATGTCAAAGGGAAGCCAAAGCTTTACCCTGTTGGACCCATCATTCAGATGGAGTCAATTGGTCATGAAAATGGGGTAGAGTGTTTAACATGGTTGGATAAGCAAGAACCAAATTCTGTGTTGTATGTGTCATTTGGAAGTGGTGGCACACTTTCTCAAGAGCAATTCAATGAACTAGCCTTTGGGTTGGAACTGAGTGGTAAAAAATTTCTTTGGGTTGTGAGGGCCCCTAGCGGTGTGGTAAGTGCTGGTTACCTTTGTGCTGAAACTAAGGACCCTCTAGAGTTTTTGCCACATGGGTTTTTGGAGAGAACAAAGAAACAAGGTTTGGTTGTTCCTTCTTGGGCACCACAGATTCAAGTGCTGGGTCATAGTGCAACTGGGGGGTTCCTATCTCACTGTGGTTGGAACTCAGTGCTTGAAAGTGTTGTGCAGGGTGTGCCAGTGATCACATGGCCCCTCTTTGCTGAGCAGAGCTTGAATGCAGCTATGATAGCTGATGATTTAAAAGTGGCACTGAGGCCAAAAGTTAATGAAAGTGGATTGGTTGAAAGAGAAGAAATTGCTAAGGTTGTTAGAGGCTTGATGGGAGACAAGGAAAGCTTGGAAATTAGGAAAAGAATGGGACTATTGAAGATTGCTGCTGCTAATGCCATAAAAGAAGATGGATCATCCACAAAGACTCTGTCAGAGATGGCTACAAGTTTAAGAGGGTTTTAG